From one Halosimplex rubrum genomic stretch:
- a CDS encoding spermidine synthase has translation MARDSDDAAGGADPPPSRSADEEPPLSSSNPRLTDRRLLLALTFVVAFCSIAYELVYSELLTVFYGGTVLRYSITIGLYLFSMGVGSFLSAHLDDPAGNFLRTEVYLALAGPAGAGFMIALNAFPDVTLTVGRLALKEPLTLGLAHVPILVVGLLSGFEIPLLNELVEHREETLFAALGGLYPRRIVRGALGVFFSVSEAEGRSFSEVLGVDYLGGLAGTVVYALVLYPRYGLVVSVLVLGLLNGLAALAFAAWSARAPAARGADRSFSLARWRGVVLAGLLLTGAYGGLVANAGAVDRAVTGAYMGDRIESEYQPGKAEVTVTGFERTRYQRITTYRRDVAGDPGTETCLRLDSAIQLCESWVDSYHAGLVDVPMSASLNRSGALPGANASFDVLLVGGGDYIAVDRLRDYGVSVDQVDIDGEFLDYSREESAFARYNDDAFEYDRLNTTVGDAYNYLRGSDKRYDLILLDVPGARSDDALSLYSTEFYRLLRGHLADRGVVATWAYSEYWFPQHHKAYVETVREAGFDRYLPYSVYEDPDGDDELERGERFYLLSDGPTPTPNVSRARSDYLDAVADRYERLDWRPVPAYRGVEPNSVFDPNYDVIVDP, from the coding sequence ATGGCCCGCGACAGCGACGACGCCGCCGGTGGGGCGGACCCGCCGCCCAGCCGCTCAGCCGACGAGGAGCCGCCGCTGTCGTCCTCGAATCCGCGCCTCACCGACCGGCGGCTCCTGCTCGCGCTCACCTTCGTCGTCGCCTTCTGCTCGATCGCCTACGAACTCGTCTACTCGGAGCTGCTGACGGTGTTCTACGGCGGCACCGTCCTCCGGTACTCGATCACCATCGGCCTGTACCTGTTCTCGATGGGCGTCGGATCCTTCCTCTCGGCCCACCTCGACGACCCCGCCGGGAACTTCCTCCGGACGGAAGTGTACCTCGCACTGGCCGGGCCCGCCGGCGCGGGGTTCATGATCGCCCTGAACGCCTTCCCCGACGTGACCCTGACCGTCGGCCGGCTCGCGCTGAAGGAGCCGCTCACGCTCGGGCTCGCCCACGTGCCGATCCTGGTCGTCGGCCTGCTCTCGGGGTTCGAGATCCCGCTGCTGAACGAGCTGGTCGAGCACCGCGAGGAGACGCTGTTCGCCGCGCTCGGCGGCCTCTACCCCCGCAGAATCGTCCGAGGTGCCCTCGGCGTGTTCTTCTCGGTCTCCGAGGCGGAGGGGCGGTCGTTCTCGGAGGTGCTGGGCGTCGACTACCTCGGCGGCCTCGCCGGGACGGTCGTCTACGCGCTGGTACTGTACCCCCGCTACGGCCTCGTCGTGTCCGTGCTGGTGCTGGGACTGCTGAACGGACTGGCGGCGCTCGCGTTCGCGGCGTGGTCGGCCCGGGCGCCGGCCGCCCGCGGCGCCGACCGGTCGTTCTCGCTGGCGCGGTGGCGCGGGGTCGTCCTCGCGGGGTTGCTACTGACGGGCGCCTACGGTGGGCTGGTCGCCAACGCCGGCGCGGTCGACCGGGCGGTCACCGGCGCGTACATGGGCGACCGCATCGAGAGCGAGTACCAGCCCGGGAAAGCCGAGGTGACCGTCACCGGCTTCGAGCGTACCCGCTACCAGCGCATCACCACCTACCGCCGCGACGTGGCCGGCGACCCCGGCACGGAGACCTGTCTCCGCCTCGACAGCGCGATCCAGCTCTGCGAGAGCTGGGTCGACTCCTATCACGCCGGCCTCGTCGACGTGCCGATGTCGGCGTCTCTGAATCGCTCGGGAGCGCTCCCCGGCGCCAATGCGTCGTTCGACGTGTTGCTCGTCGGCGGCGGCGACTACATCGCCGTCGACCGCCTGCGCGACTACGGCGTGAGCGTCGACCAGGTCGACATCGACGGGGAGTTCCTCGACTACTCGCGCGAGGAGTCGGCGTTCGCCCGCTACAACGACGACGCCTTCGAGTACGACCGACTGAACACGACCGTCGGCGACGCGTACAACTACCTCCGGGGCTCGGACAAGCGCTACGACCTGATCCTGCTGGACGTGCCGGGCGCCCGCAGCGACGACGCCCTGTCGCTGTACTCGACGGAGTTCTACCGGCTGCTCCGGGGACACCTCGCGGACCGCGGGGTCGTCGCCACCTGGGCGTACTCGGAGTACTGGTTCCCCCAGCACCACAAGGCGTACGTCGAGACCGTCCGCGAGGCCGGCTTCGACCGCTATCTCCCCTACTCGGTGTACGAGGACCCCGACGGCGACGACGAGTTAGAGCGCGGCGAGCGCTTCTACCTGCTGTCGGACGGCCCGACGCCGACCCCGAACGTCTCGCGGGCCCGCAGCGACTACCTCGACGCCGTCGCCGACCGCTACGAGCGGCTGGACTGGCGGCCGGTCCCGGCCTACCGCGGCGTCGAACCGAACAGCGTCTTCGACCCCAACTACGACGTGATCGTCGACCCATGA
- a CDS encoding bifunctional 4-hydroxy-2-oxoglutarate aldolase/2-dehydro-3-deoxy-phosphogluconate aldolase: MTNKHEIQRRIVDSGVTAVLRGIDEDDIVPVAEAVHAGGVTALEITADATRCSEMIADVDRAMADTDAIVGAGTVMDAAAARNVIEAGAEFVLAPNLNEDVIDVCNREGVVCIPGVMTPTEAAEAMEAGADVLKMFPASTVGPGHIGALQGPLGDVPIMPTGGVSTDNVADYFDAGAVAVGAGSALVDYDAIEREDWDGVRESAAAFVEAVEDARS; the protein is encoded by the coding sequence ATGACGAACAAACACGAGATCCAGCGGCGCATCGTCGACAGCGGCGTGACGGCGGTCCTGCGGGGCATCGACGAGGACGACATCGTACCGGTCGCCGAAGCGGTCCACGCGGGCGGCGTCACGGCCCTCGAAATCACGGCCGACGCCACGCGCTGCAGCGAGATGATCGCCGACGTGGACCGCGCGATGGCGGACACCGACGCCATCGTCGGCGCGGGCACCGTGATGGACGCCGCCGCCGCGCGCAACGTCATCGAGGCCGGCGCGGAGTTCGTCCTCGCCCCGAACCTGAACGAGGACGTGATCGACGTCTGCAACCGCGAGGGCGTCGTCTGCATCCCGGGCGTGATGACGCCCACGGAGGCCGCCGAGGCGATGGAGGCCGGCGCGGACGTGCTGAAGATGTTCCCCGCCTCGACGGTGGGGCCGGGCCACATCGGCGCGCTGCAGGGCCCGCTCGGCGACGTGCCGATCATGCCGACCGGCGGCGTCTCGACGGACAACGTCGCCGACTACTTCGACGCCGGTGCGGTCGCGGTGGGCGCCGGGTCCGCCCTCGTGGACTACGACGCCATCGAGCGCGAGGACTGGGACGGCGTCCGCGAGTCGGCGGCGGCGTTCGTCGAGGCCGTCGAGGACGCGCGGTCGTAG
- a CDS encoding pentapeptide repeat-containing protein, whose protein sequence is MTDGGDGSHGRGAVGAPGAAADGDAGDGLGPATEVLRLSPGERAERGIGDETVREAFLTVVREGDADAKDLRGVELPAIDLDRLTVEGADRHPVDLRGATIESLSARFATIRLPVRLDDATVGDVTLDEAHVEEAILADGATVTGELEAFETEFAGDVEFEGATFEGRFDVDESTFANDVTFDAATFRGPVEARAAEFYGDSNLLDDNTSFTGAAFESDADFRQTGFGFTHFERATFAGEANFQEARFDGDAEFDEAVFEGFADFDEARFDGDTGFADVTFAGDADFRGATFSGRERALDEDVTFARSTFAGDADFRHARFRFVTFAEVDFEGVTHFEEAEFDADATFVGARFAAEADFDEARFREDADFSGVEFAARAVFRGAEFTGGANFLEDDLTFEGAHFAADADFHDAEITSANFVDTAFGGEIDFSGARFSERIDFEASQVEGDAWVDFTRAKIVTGRITQPAENWVRYDLTLASLGDVDLVAIAEGDHRRLLDFFRFCRTEFTEFDGHEFDFSGHREYLDRNAWAIHEFHEPPDADPDYELEMTPEVVETTYLKAKQSAAAVGDMKVAGEFRVKRQQYSRAKNLEVVRDGSAATWTRVKNLGRATENYFLGVTCGHGMRPIRIGFAFVLAPLLYVPFYAFGGGPFRTAAGQLSVAAALSPEGLATLFDVARFSYISYTTIGYGFLGPEGRIAEVLAASEAYLSVVLSALLVYALVKRSEM, encoded by the coding sequence ATGACAGATGGAGGGGACGGGAGCCACGGGCGCGGTGCGGTCGGGGCTCCCGGGGCGGCCGCGGACGGCGACGCGGGGGACGGGCTCGGCCCGGCGACCGAGGTCCTGCGTCTCTCTCCGGGCGAGCGAGCCGAGCGGGGGATCGGCGACGAGACGGTGCGCGAGGCGTTCCTGACGGTCGTCCGCGAGGGCGACGCCGACGCGAAGGACCTGCGGGGCGTCGAGCTGCCCGCCATCGATCTGGACCGGCTGACCGTCGAGGGAGCGGACCGCCACCCGGTCGACCTCCGGGGGGCGACGATCGAGTCGCTGTCGGCGAGGTTCGCCACGATCCGCCTGCCGGTCCGGCTGGACGACGCGACGGTCGGCGACGTGACCCTCGACGAGGCCCACGTCGAGGAGGCGATCCTGGCCGACGGCGCGACCGTCACCGGCGAGCTCGAGGCGTTCGAGACGGAGTTCGCCGGCGACGTGGAGTTCGAGGGCGCGACGTTCGAGGGGCGGTTCGACGTCGACGAGTCGACCTTCGCCAACGACGTGACCTTCGACGCCGCGACCTTCCGGGGGCCCGTCGAGGCCCGGGCCGCCGAGTTCTACGGCGACTCGAACCTGCTCGACGACAACACGAGCTTCACCGGCGCCGCCTTCGAGTCCGACGCGGACTTCCGGCAGACCGGGTTCGGCTTCACCCACTTCGAGCGGGCGACGTTCGCCGGCGAGGCGAACTTCCAGGAGGCGCGCTTCGACGGCGACGCCGAGTTCGACGAGGCGGTGTTCGAGGGGTTCGCCGACTTCGACGAGGCGCGTTTCGACGGCGACACCGGGTTCGCCGACGTGACGTTCGCCGGCGACGCCGACTTCCGCGGCGCGACCTTTTCGGGCCGCGAGCGCGCGCTCGACGAGGACGTGACCTTCGCGCGCTCGACGTTCGCCGGCGACGCCGACTTCCGCCACGCCCGTTTCCGGTTCGTCACCTTCGCCGAGGTGGACTTCGAGGGGGTCACCCACTTCGAGGAGGCGGAGTTCGACGCCGACGCGACGTTCGTCGGCGCTCGCTTCGCGGCCGAGGCGGACTTCGACGAGGCGCGGTTCCGCGAGGACGCCGACTTCTCGGGCGTCGAGTTCGCCGCCCGGGCGGTGTTCCGCGGCGCGGAGTTCACCGGTGGCGCGAACTTCCTCGAGGACGACCTGACCTTCGAGGGCGCACACTTCGCCGCCGACGCCGACTTCCACGACGCCGAGATCACCTCCGCGAACTTCGTCGACACCGCCTTCGGCGGCGAGATCGACTTCAGCGGCGCCCGCTTCTCCGAGCGCATCGACTTCGAGGCCAGCCAGGTCGAGGGCGACGCCTGGGTGGACTTCACCCGCGCGAAGATCGTGACCGGCCGCATCACCCAACCCGCCGAGAACTGGGTGCGCTACGACCTGACGCTCGCTTCCCTCGGCGACGTGGACCTGGTCGCCATCGCCGAGGGGGACCACCGTCGCCTGCTCGACTTCTTCCGCTTTTGCCGCACGGAGTTCACCGAGTTCGACGGGCACGAGTTCGACTTCAGCGGTCACCGCGAGTATCTGGACCGCAACGCCTGGGCCATCCACGAGTTCCACGAACCGCCCGACGCCGACCCCGACTACGAACTCGAGATGACCCCCGAGGTCGTCGAGACCACCTACCTCAAGGCCAAACAGAGCGCCGCCGCCGTCGGCGACATGAAGGTCGCCGGCGAGTTCCGCGTCAAGCGCCAGCAGTACAGTCGGGCGAAGAACCTCGAAGTCGTCCGCGACGGCTCGGCCGCGACGTGGACCCGCGTCAAGAACCTCGGCCGCGCGACCGAGAACTACTTCCTCGGCGTCACCTGCGGCCACGGGATGCGCCCCATCCGGATCGGCTTCGCGTTCGTCCTCGCGCCGCTGCTGTACGTGCCGTTCTACGCGTTCGGCGGCGGCCCGTTCCGGACGGCCGCCGGGCAGCTCTCCGTCGCGGCGGCGCTCTCCCCGGAGGGGCTGGCGACGCTGTTCGACGTGGCCCGCTTTAGCTACATTTCCTACACGACCATCGGCTACGGTTTCCTCGGCCCCGAGGGCCGGATCGCGGAGGTGCTGGCCGCCAGCGAGGCGTATCTCAGCGTCGTCCTCTCGGCGCTGCTCGTCTACGCGCTGGTCAAGCGCTCGGAGATGTAG
- a CDS encoding DUF7573 domain-containing protein, with the protein MGDRSLDDFLDADDDGDDAAESSDQPAESSDQPAESTDGSAGEDAVEASDTVESSDADAETEGDDSDTSAGTDSSVAADGDDAEVSAGADGDDTEVSTGADGDDTEGSVEADGDGVRVDPATVEPAEATYTWSGDGGTCANCGETGERRWRSDDGLVCPDCKEW; encoded by the coding sequence ATGGGAGACCGGTCGCTCGACGACTTTCTGGACGCCGACGACGACGGAGACGACGCCGCGGAGTCGTCCGACCAGCCCGCGGAGTCGTCCGACCAGCCCGCGGAGTCGACAGACGGATCCGCCGGGGAGGACGCGGTCGAGGCGAGCGACACGGTCGAATCGAGCGACGCCGACGCCGAGACGGAGGGCGACGATAGCGATACGAGCGCCGGGACCGATTCGAGCGTCGCGGCCGACGGCGACGACGCAGAGGTGAGCGCCGGAGCCGACGGAGACGACACAGAGGTGAGTACCGGGGCCGACGGCGACGACACAGAAGGGAGTGTCGAAGCCGACGGCGACGGTGTCCGCGTCGACCCGGCGACCGTCGAGCCGGCCGAAGCGACCTACACGTGGAGCGGCGACGGCGGGACCTGCGCGAACTGCGGCGAGACGGGCGAACGGCGCTGGCGGAGCGACGACGGGCTGGTCTGTCCGGACTGCAAGGAGTGGTGA
- a CDS encoding AEC family transporter: protein MEVYARLGYLLALLLAGLAARRVGLLTDRRTGWLNDIAFYVALPALVFSSTYDRALGELVSPALVGGVLLVFATVIAVAWLVHGRRASRGQRSVAVVQSYHSNLGFLGLPLVEATLGGAASGTAAVVLGIGVLVQTPLTVGSLIAINDADAAVADEIRGVATNPVLLALVAGLAVSTTDLGVPGAAATGLGALSELALPVALLCVGASLEVVDADVDYRLTGSVVATKIGLMPAVAWVVFTLLAVDPTAATAVVVMLGMPSAVSTYVYATELGGDSQLASLNVFATTLASLGTVGVILQVMG from the coding sequence ATGGAGGTGTACGCGCGGCTGGGCTACCTGCTCGCGCTGTTGCTCGCGGGCCTCGCCGCCCGCCGGGTCGGCCTGTTGACCGACCGCCGGACGGGCTGGCTCAACGATATCGCGTTCTACGTCGCGCTGCCGGCGCTCGTCTTCTCCTCGACGTACGACCGGGCGCTGGGCGAACTCGTCTCGCCGGCGCTGGTCGGCGGCGTCCTGCTGGTGTTCGCGACGGTGATCGCCGTCGCCTGGCTGGTCCACGGCCGCCGCGCCTCGCGGGGCCAGCGTAGCGTCGCCGTCGTCCAGTCCTATCACTCGAATCTCGGATTCCTCGGCCTCCCGCTCGTCGAAGCGACGCTGGGCGGGGCCGCCAGCGGGACCGCCGCGGTCGTCCTCGGCATCGGCGTGCTCGTCCAGACGCCGCTCACCGTGGGCTCGCTGATCGCCATCAACGACGCCGACGCCGCGGTCGCCGACGAGATCCGCGGCGTCGCCACCAACCCCGTCCTGCTCGCGCTGGTCGCCGGACTGGCCGTCTCGACGACCGACCTCGGCGTCCCCGGCGCCGCCGCGACGGGCCTCGGCGCGCTCTCGGAACTCGCCTTGCCCGTCGCGCTGCTCTGCGTGGGCGCCTCGCTGGAGGTCGTCGACGCCGACGTGGACTATCGGTTGACGGGTTCGGTCGTCGCGACGAAGATCGGCCTGATGCCCGCCGTCGCGTGGGTGGTGTTCACCCTGCTGGCCGTCGACCCGACCGCCGCGACGGCCGTCGTCGTCATGCTCGGGATGCCCTCGGCGGTCTCGACGTACGTCTACGCCACGGAACTCGGCGGCGACTCCCAGCTCGCCTCGCTCAACGTCTTCGCGACGACGCTGGCCTCGCTCGGGACCGTCGGCGTCATCCTGCAGGTCATGGGATAG
- a CDS encoding sensor histidine kinase gives MYGPPVVLYVGPDAAAVADAWAESGDGLVVRGAAPETDVAERLAEDGVDAVVCDCDGSFDGRATVEAVRDSSSLPVVALSVGDALPLAAATDLGVESYLQVDADTDRVELLADLRPLIERRREARRESTMLASLLENVPLSVYFKDRQSRHVRVSDEMPRLSGPSYLESPDGKRHHAPADVVGKTDFDLYPSALSEGAVADDRRVVETGESVDDRLEHAYGDDLEESYVTTSKAPWRDEHGTVLGVVGVTRDITERKRYENQLERQNERLERFASVVSHDLRNPLEVALGRLEFAREDGDDEHFDAVERSLHRIDDLIEDVLTLAREGEAVSDPRPVDLAAVARAAWGVVETGDATLTVETDATLLADESRLQQLLENVVGNAVEHGGDGVTVTVGDLGERRGFFVADDGPGVPEDEREAVFDPGYSTDDQGTGLGLSIVRTIAEAHGWESEVTDSESGGARFEFGDVNGDGLADSRADEGTADEGATDERAGAGDD, from the coding sequence ATGTACGGTCCACCGGTCGTGCTGTACGTCGGGCCCGACGCGGCGGCGGTCGCCGACGCCTGGGCCGAGTCCGGCGACGGCCTCGTCGTCCGCGGGGCGGCTCCCGAGACCGACGTAGCGGAGCGACTCGCCGAGGACGGGGTCGACGCGGTCGTCTGCGACTGCGACGGGTCGTTCGACGGCCGGGCGACGGTCGAGGCGGTCCGCGACTCGTCGTCGCTCCCCGTCGTCGCCCTCTCGGTCGGCGACGCCCTGCCGCTGGCGGCCGCGACCGACCTGGGCGTCGAGAGCTACCTGCAGGTCGACGCCGACACCGACCGCGTCGAGTTGCTGGCGGACCTGCGCCCGCTGATCGAGCGCCGCCGCGAGGCCCGCCGCGAGTCGACGATGCTCGCCTCGCTGCTGGAGAACGTCCCGCTGTCGGTGTACTTCAAGGACCGCCAGAGCCGCCACGTCCGGGTCAGCGACGAGATGCCGCGGCTCAGCGGCCCCTCGTATCTGGAGAGCCCCGACGGGAAGCGCCACCACGCGCCCGCGGATGTCGTCGGGAAGACGGACTTCGACCTGTATCCGTCGGCGCTCTCGGAGGGCGCAGTCGCCGACGACCGTCGCGTCGTCGAGACGGGCGAGTCGGTCGACGACCGGCTGGAACACGCCTACGGCGACGACCTGGAGGAGAGCTACGTCACCACCTCGAAGGCGCCCTGGCGCGACGAGCACGGGACGGTGCTCGGGGTCGTCGGGGTGACCCGCGACATCACCGAGCGCAAGCGCTACGAGAACCAGCTCGAACGCCAGAACGAGCGGCTCGAACGCTTCGCGAGCGTCGTCTCCCACGACCTGCGCAACCCGCTGGAGGTCGCGCTCGGTCGGCTGGAGTTCGCTCGCGAGGACGGTGACGACGAGCACTTCGACGCCGTCGAGCGGTCGCTCCACCGGATCGACGACCTCATCGAGGACGTGCTGACGCTCGCCCGCGAGGGCGAAGCGGTGAGCGACCCCCGACCGGTCGACCTCGCGGCGGTGGCCCGCGCGGCCTGGGGCGTCGTCGAGACCGGGGACGCGACGCTGACCGTCGAGACCGACGCGACGCTGCTGGCCGACGAGAGTCGCCTCCAGCAGCTGCTGGAGAACGTCGTCGGCAACGCCGTCGAGCACGGTGGCGACGGCGTGACGGTCACGGTCGGCGACCTGGGCGAGCGCCGGGGCTTTTTCGTCGCCGACGACGGCCCCGGGGTTCCCGAGGACGAACGCGAGGCCGTCTTCGACCCCGGCTACTCGACCGACGACCAGGGCACGGGTCTGGGCCTGAGTATCGTCCGAACGATCGCGGAGGCCCACGGCTGGGAGAGCGAGGTGACCGACAGCGAGTCCGGCGGGGCGCGTTTCGAGTTCGGCGACGTGAACGGCGACGGCCTCGCCGATTCCCGCGCGGACGAGGGGACGGCGGACGAGGGGGCGACGGACGAACGGGCCGGCGCGGGCGACGACTGA
- a CDS encoding cupin domain-containing protein, translating into MGYHHVDPDDLDPTPDYPCDRRGVSDAAELAALHLATYEMEPGEQLPRVYHYHDSREEAFYVISGTLHVETPDEEFVVDEGEVFVAEPESPHRAYNPDGAEEPVRVLGTGAPKSDIAHPYEPGSE; encoded by the coding sequence ATGGGCTACCACCACGTCGACCCCGACGACCTCGACCCGACGCCGGACTACCCCTGCGACCGCCGCGGCGTCTCCGACGCGGCCGAACTCGCGGCGCTGCACCTGGCGACCTACGAGATGGAACCCGGCGAGCAGCTCCCCCGAGTCTACCACTACCACGACAGCCGCGAGGAGGCGTTCTACGTGATTTCGGGCACGCTACACGTCGAGACTCCTGACGAGGAGTTCGTCGTCGACGAGGGCGAGGTGTTCGTCGCCGAACCGGAGAGCCCGCACCGCGCGTACAACCCCGACGGCGCCGAGGAGCCCGTGCGAGTGCTGGGGACGGGCGCGCCGAAGTCGGACATCGCCCACCCCTACGAACCCGGGAGCGAGTGA
- a CDS encoding DUF7561 family protein produces MTTRPCDGCGEDVSIAGGIANIWTTEKSTTDGLALELADGSDHLLCYDCIERLPDEREPTADDVADL; encoded by the coding sequence ATGACGACCCGGCCATGCGACGGCTGCGGCGAGGACGTGAGCATCGCCGGCGGCATCGCGAACATCTGGACCACGGAGAAGTCGACGACCGACGGGCTGGCGCTCGAACTCGCCGACGGCTCCGACCACCTCCTCTGTTACGACTGCATCGAACGGCTCCCCGACGAGCGCGAGCCGACGGCCGACGACGTGGCCGACCTGTAG